The nucleotide window CGATTTGCTGCCACTTCGGCGGTCCCAAAACAGTCGAAAGAATTCATCGATGTCAATGTCCGCGCCATAGACGTGCACGTATTTGCGATAGTCCGCGGTGATCTGAGCCGAGTAACACATGACGAATGCTCTCCATCTCCTGTTCGTGAACCATGATACCCGCGTGACCAGCGCTGGTCGAAGAGGTGATCACCCTTCTCCACCGACCAGTCCTATCGCACAATGGGAAGTGCTGCCCAGTCAGACGTGTACGCGGGACTGCGCCTGTCCTGATTCATGTGCCATGTTCTGCGCTGCTCAACCGCGCCGACCTTCAATGTCCCACGTCCGTACTTGTCGTTGATCGCATCAAGTGCAACCATCATCTTCGCTTGCCGACTGGCATCGCGACCGAAGAGCTCGCCTTGCTCAATTGAGATCGATTGCAATTCGTGAAGCAGCACCCCGGCCTTCGCATACCGGAAACCCTCCCGATAGATCTGACGCAGTCCGAACAACGCCAAGTCGACCAACGTCAACGTGTCCGACGTGGGTGAAACGAGCGGGACATTGATGGCGCGGCTGTATTGCGGGTCGTCGCGTTTGAACGGACTTGTGCGAATGAAAACCTGGACCTGATTGGCGTGCAACGCTTGCCGACGCAATCGCTCGGCCGCTGTCGCGACAAATTGCGTGACGGCCTGCGTCAGCTCATCGAGTGTATA belongs to Burkholderia sp. PAMC 26561 and includes:
- a CDS encoding DinB/UmuC family translesion DNA polymerase, whose amino-acid sequence is MAWVCDIGILTAEERDNIFASVDVGEVWGVGRKIGARLHEMGVETVLQFKRVSPSFIRKQFSVVLERTLLELNGIACYGFEDAGQPQKQVLCSRSFGHVVYTLDELTQAVTQFVATAAERLRRQALHANQVQVFIRTSPFKRDDPQYSRAINVPLVSPTSDTLTLVDLALFGLRQIYREGFRYAKAGVLLHELQSISIEQGELFGRDASRQAKMMVALDAINDKYGRGTLKVGAVEQRRTWHMNQDRRSPAYTSDWAALPIVR